GAAACCAATTTTAGCTTCATCCTAGGGTGCTTGGAGTAATCTTGGTTGAAAAACACTGGCTCAGAGGTCCTGACATATGGAGAACAGTAAGAGACAGTAAGAGACACGTGCCCAAGAGAAAGAACATCTTTGGGGTCATTGAGTGAACCCTAAGCCATCCCCTGTCATGGTCTTTTGGAACCCTAAGGGCCAATGGAAAAGAAACCCAAGATGTCTATCAACCTTCTCTGTGGTTTGGGGCAAGTTGGTCTGCATTTAATACTGagtcaaaagaaggaaaagctgtTTTTCCCAAAAAAtccaccctcctccctttttttgtgtgaacacatttcagaattttaagtAAACTATTGCTGTGGCTATTAGCTCCAGATCCATCCACCAGGAAGTGTGGTCCTCATTTGAAATGCCATCCAGTTCTCAAGGGGAACATCATCCTGGGGTCTGCCCTGCCAGGaatacaaaacacaaagaagtgGATTCTCTTGGAAAGGTAAAtccccctcatttttctttcattaccaGAACATTTATTCTAGGTATTTAAGCACAGCTGTTGCAGATGGCCTTGAGCTATGGTTGGCAGCAAAATGCTGAAATCATACAATGCTGAAGGACTATGCAAATAAGGAGACCTTGTGGATAAGGGGGAGTCAACTCTCCACCCCAACACAGATGTAGTTGGGCCAGTGGTCTTTCCTATCTCATCTGGAAAGTCAttagttttcttccatttttaatctAAGCCTACATTGCTGAAAAGTGTTCCAGAATAGGATGCATTTGGCACCACAGTTAATTGGGTTTTGAGTGCTTTGGTACATGGGGTGAGGccagaaaacaaatataagcagACGGAGTGTTCATTGGCTGTGGTGATGCAGTAGAATTGTGATTAGGAGCTCTATGATATTGGCTACTTTATTTCAAGGTATTCAATTACATTTtttcagaacttttaaaatagaacttcTGTTACTATTTTGAGTAACCACCACAAATTACATTTGTACATTGCTCAAGTGTACATTATTCATTAATGGGCAATAAATATCCCTCAAAGAATATTTGGTCTAAGAACTATATATTAGTCAAAGTCTCCTTTGATAAAAACCACTGAGTCTCTCTGTGTGGCCTTAACAGCTAGCTAACAGTACCAAGATCTGGGGGAAAGAAGAGATTGTCAGACCCCACAAGTTCCCTGGTTCCTTTTTTAAGAGCTCATCACACTATGGCTTTCCATTCAGCCAATGATCTCCTTTGGGTGGCTGCTGTAGAAAACTTTGTTTTGATGTTTGGGAAGCCAATTAGATTGAATTGAATTTCAGTGTGAACATAcataaggcaaaaaagaaaaaaacaaaaacccttgcTTTCCTGTTGCACGTAGAATAATCCTTTACTGTGGCCTGTGCACTCTGGCCCCGCCCACATTTCTTGCTGCTACTCCTTCTCCTTGTACTTCACTCAATCTGTTCTCGCTTGCTTTCTGCTCCTTGAATATTCCATACTTGTTgttaccccagggcctttgcagttgctgttccctctgcctgaaaagcTTTTTGGTTTTATCTTTACATGGCTGTGTCCTTCTTGTCAATCAGGTCTCAGCTCCACCAGCTGAGAAAGGCTTTCCCTTACCATATTAGCTAAATTGGTTCCCTACCCACTGCCTCATTCTATCACACTATTCTATTAATTTGTTTCAGaaattacttacttacttatttttggttGGTCTCCCTCTGTAGAATATATGTTCCATATTATCTATTTGTTTGTCACCATATTCCCAGGACCTAGTACCGTGTCTGGCACGTAGTaagtacttaacaaatatttgttaaatgaagggTGAGTGAAAGCATTTCCTCCCATGGACACAATCTCTTTGTAAAGTGAGAAGCTCATCAATGACATCACAGTTCTTTAAATCACCCCACATCACTCTTTCTCTAGTCAAAGTGCCTTTCTGGATTATAACAAAAcatagcaggggcacctgggtagctcagtcggttagggaCCGGATTCTAGATCTcggctctgctcatgatctcagggtttgtgggctTAAGTCCCTGTGAGCCACATGGCGGGTtctgagctgatggtgcagagcctgcttgggattctccctctccttctctccatccctccccaacttgtgcacatgtgctctcttgcgcatctctctttcaaaataaataaataagtaaacttaaaaaaaacaaacagcagtaGAATTACACCATCTCTCAAGGTTGCTGTCGGGGGTGCCAGCCTTCACTCACCTGTAACTACTGCAGAGCTCCAATCTGTTTTAGCCGCTTCAACAGCTCCCCACTCTCATGCATTTCCACTAGGTCTGAGCATCCGCCGATGCAATCTTTACCGATAAAGACCCGAGGGACCTAAAAAAAGCACAAGGCTAGATATGTAAGGCACTTCATTATTAGGTTAGAAAGAATGACGTCTTCTCCTTCTCTAATATTTTCCCATGACCCAAAGCTTTTAAAATCACTTTACAACCTCCTCATGTGTATCCTTTCCAGTTGGAATTTGGTTTTAAGCATGAAATTCTTCACTAAGGAATGTTTTTAAGCCAAAAAGTTTTTCACATGGAGAATGCTGTGCACAGGATTGTGTAACTTGTCAACATGACCTACAAATTTCACTTCACAGAAACACATTTCAGGAAAAGACCACCCAGATTGAATTCTGGTCTTTCTGCAGCTGGGACTACACCTGAGCCCTTAGGCTGAGCCAGGACAACCAGgaaggagatttttttctaaatacagCTGGGAAAGTATTTGCATTACATCTCTGTCCCTGATGTTCAGATTCACAGAATATTAGCATCATCTCTCTCTGTGGTGAGCTCTGTCCTCagctggggaaggggtggtggtgtCTGACTCTCCTTTCATTCCTGGCCCATCAGAAGATATTTAAGTGCTGTAGTTCTAGGAGCAAGGGTGTTCACCTGCTTTAGTATCACCTCTGGCACATGTGCGTCATTCAAGGCATCAGAACTGCCGAAgggagattaaaacaaaacataggtTTCTACTACTCTTCCCCACCTGCCCAATTTCTGATACAGAAGGTCTAGGGTGGAGCCCGGGAATTGGCATTTCTGACTAGTTCTCCTGTAATGTGGAGTCACCTCCAGGATCGGGATCGTATTGGCAAACCATCGGTTGACACTGAGCAGTTTATTCCTCCCTGTCACTGAGGCTTTGAAAACCCAAAGCTGGGCAACGGCGCCTGGGCGCCTGAGGCAGGTCCTGAAATACGATGGGGCTGTCCCCAGGGTGGAGTTTTTACACACCATCTGGCAAAGACGCGAAAGCTGAAAGGCCCCTCTGTCCTTACACCCACACTCCAGGCAAGAGCAGAACCACCGAAGGCACAGCAGCGACTGGAATTCCCCGGGGGGAGCTGACTGCATGTGCCACCATGAGGGGCAGTGGTGACAGAACCACAATATGTTGATTCAGCTGAGGAGGGAGAAACACGTGCTTTGtgccctcccctcctggcccccGCCGCCTCTTCCAGGAACCTGAGAGTCTCTTACTGTCAAGAAGCAGAAAGTGAACTGCCACCACAGAGGTGAGCTTGCTGCTGCTCGGGCCTGTACTCTCCGGGGCGCACCTTCGTAGTGGCCCCAGCCTCAGCTCGGCACCTCCTCTGGGCTCCAGTCTGCTCGGAGCCAGCTCCGCAACTGCCCAGTCTCTTTACCACCTCCTTGGCTATGTCCCTGGGACAAGCCGCCATTATTTCTCATCTGAGGAACTTCTCTAGCCTCCAGATGTCTCCCAGCTTCAGCCCTCCGCGCGGCTTTTCCCCACGGACACCAGTGACCCTTTCCAAACAAAACTTCAGGGAAATCTCATTGCGCTTTACAAGTCACAGTCCTTATGATAGCGTGGAAAGGCCTTCCCAGCCTGTCACACATCACCTCTCCAACCTCATCTCCTCCACTTTCCTACTAACCCAACAACGCTCCAGCCACACGAGCCTCCTTGCCAGCCACGCGACCACCACAGGCCCTCTGCATGTGCTGTTCCCACTGCCTGGAATACTCCACTGCTACATTTCTACTTGCCTTGCTCTCTCACCTGCTTTAGAGATCTACTAACATCAGTGAGGCCCTGATGGCTCAATTTAAAGCTGTTCCTGGCTGCCTACTATCTACCTCCCTTCCCTACCTACTTTTTCCCCACAGCGCTTATCACTGACCACCTTCCACCTTACTGTTTTACTTCTCGTGTATACTAGAATGCCAGTTCCACAAAGGcaggagtttttgtttgttctgttccCGACAGTTTTCCAATGTCCATAGAGTGTCTAGTATGTAGTCAGTGCTGTAAAAATTCCTGTACCCAACAAAACTCTACTTTGAGAGATACTTTCTCTCACAAGCAACAACTGAGGAAATGTGTTGCCAATAGGTCTGCCTTGCAAGACATGTTCAAAGAAgttcttcagagagaaggaaaatgatctcGGTCAGGAACTTGGATCTACTTCAAGAAAAGAAGAgcatgagagaaagaataaatgaaggtgCTGATCTAGGAGCTTTGGCCAGAGTAAATCTGAAACCATTGCTCCAAGTACAGGGTCTGATTGAAGACCTAGGTTTCTGTAATCAGTCATGTCCTGCTGGTTCTTACTGTGTGCACGTCACCACAGGTCATTACCGGGTAAGTAAGATAGCAAGCACTTCCAGGCTCTAGTCTGTTCACATATAAACCCTTCATTGTTAGGGAACATGAAGCATACACCTTAAAAGGACCTGTTCTTTGCCTTAGAGGAATGTGTTCAGCACTCAAGAACCTgtgagaagtatttttaaaaattcaaaaacagactTAAGACTACATAAAAAATTGTTGGTCTAtgactaaatggaaaaaaaaaaaggtgttgaaTGAAGAGGTTTCTCCTGCCACAGAATAGAGGCTGCCGGACTGAGAAGCAGCTCCCAAAATTTGTTGGGTGTTGGAATTACCTGGGGATCATAAACATTCCCCCGCCCCaccttattgaggtataattgacaaataaatttgtatatatttaaggtatccAATATTATGTGTTGATATATGGATACGCTGTGCAGTGATTACCACAGTCAGGCGATGAACACAGCTACCACCTCACATCATTTTGTGTACGTGTGGTGAGAGCACTGGAGATCTCCTCCCCGGGCAGATGGCAAGCGCACAATACAGCATTCTTAACTGCAGGTATCACGCTGTCCACCAGATCCTCAGAACTTACCCGTCTTATGACCCagagtttgtaccctttgatctGGAGATTTAAAAGTATTGCTGGCGGCTTCTTCTGACATGTGATTTAATTGGTATGAGGAATGACGTGGGCATCTGGATTTTGTAAAAAGCTCCTCATGTGATTCTGATGTGCAGCAACATTTGGGAACCCCTGGCTGAGAGAGATCCACCCATCACAGCGGGGTCCCTGGCACTGCTTTCTCTCAGACCCCAGGCAGCCTGCAGAGCTGGCCGCCCAGCCAAGCAGCAAGACTCTGACCACTATGCCCTCGCTTCCCGCTTCCCGCTGCAGAGACCAGAGTTCTCAGCTCACAGCTGGGGGCCTGAAAGCAATAGGTTAACAGGTTTAGCCTCCCTCTGAACAAAAGTCCTGATTTctgacaggaaaggaaagaagaaacagccTCTAATGCTTTATACTTAGAACCTAAGAAAATCCTCTGGGTCAAACTAGAACTGAACTAGGCTATGTGCTTCAGCAAATCTGCATCTGAGAATATGCATCCTGAGAAGGGCTGGGGCCAGCTGGTGGACCGGCAGTTACCACACCCAGGACCAGAACTGATAGAAGCCGTCTGGTTGGCTGGCCATCCCACCAGAAGCCATGGGTGCTGAGGAAGAGGAAGCCTTTTGAGGTAGAGCACAGCAGTTCTTAGTGGGACTCATGGTCAACTGAGAGCAAGGGAGACTTGGAGGTGCCCTGTGCTAGTCTGGTTGCAGCTGGGGAGTCTTTGAGGATCATGGAGGTGGTGccttgcccaggatcacacagcaagCCATCGTGAGAGCCAGCCTGAAACTCTGGACCCCGGACTTTCTACTTAGGACAGGCCTGGAAACTTCTGTAGTTCAGAAGAAGGGGCAAATAGTGAACCTTTAGAGTTTTCCAGTGGGAGGAGTTAGATAAGTTATGGGAAATGAGCTAATTGGGTTATAGTTAAAGAGAGCTGAGAGAGAAGATTGAAGGACAGCAAATCCCACCTGGCCAAGTGAACACAGAAGAAAGAGTGCACACAATTCCCATGTTTTAACAGAACCATACGGATCACGCTCggcccctccaccccaccttccagccccagccctgcaagCTGAAAACTGTCATTTCTCCAGCAGTGCTTAAAACAAAGACTCAGATAGCTCAGTGACTCCCCACACAGCTGCTGGGCCCGCGCTCCCTGACACACGGCCCAGGGTCTGCGAGGACCTTTGGCTGCAGCCCAGCTGCCTGTTCCCAGAGCAGTGTCTTCTCTCaggtgccctcccccaccccgcagaGCCCTCTCGCGTCTTGAGTGACGACTGAGTGACGGAGCCCTAGCGGTGTCCTAGAGAAAGGCACCAGCAGGCATATCCTGTGCACAGCCCCCACAAGATAAAGGAATCTGAGAGCTTTTGCCCAGCCATTGAGAACTCACTGTTCTGGCTCCTGTGAGCTGTTCCAAATAATCTTGAATCTTGCCAGTGTCACTGGTGGCTGTGATATCGACAAATTCCAAAAGCCCTTGTTTGAAGGGCAGTTGGCCGAGGAGCTCTTGGGTCCTCCTGCAGTAGGGGCAGGAGGGCTTGATGAACACAACCACCTTCCCGGGCTGGATCCTGCAGTTCACAAACTCTTCGGCCATGCTGACACGCTGCTGCCTCCTGGGGAGGAATCCTCAATGGCAGGTATGGCTCTGAGTGTAAACCGGTGGCCCCAGCCAGCTGGCTCTTATTTAAAGGAACCTCCCTGGAGGAGGAGTTTGCCTGGTAGCGTGCTGGATTTTTAAAGGGACAGATCCAATGTCGTGTCAGTCTCATATGATTCATCAGCTAGAGATGCCAAGGAGATTGCATACTTCTGTTTCATCAATGACTGTGACCAGGGTGGCAGTGTTGTCCACAGCTTTTTCAGGAGCACCTGCCCTTTGGCAGAGAGCATAGTCAAATTACCCTTTGGGGAAGCATATAAAGTATGCAGATCAGCCCCAGTAAGGGGGCTGAGCCAGCAGTGACTCCCTAGATTCAAATCTTTGTTTTCCctcccagaaatggaaaaactcacACAGAAACAGAATCCTTCATGAAACAGGACAAAAGTGAAGTCACTTTAGAGGAAGTGAAACTTAAATTATGAATTCCATCCATCTTGAGGCTGCTCCCTGGGCATTTTGCTTTGTCTAGTTAATGGTTATTagttcctaacacatagaaatacagagatttcACTGAAGAGTCTAGACTTGCAACCTCTCTCTGAAAAGTCAGGTCTCAGTGACTTGTGGCAGCCGCTGGGGCTGAGTAGCTGTGTTCCATCCCCAAGGGCAGACAGTGACTCTGGTTTGCAAGCTCCTCTCTTCGGGACACCTGCTTCTTGACTCCCAGAAGCATCTGCGTTTGTTTGTGACCTTTCAACATCAGTTTACCAGGAAAGCAAGTTCGAACATCTACCCTGATATCAAACTGCAGACTTAATGAGGGTGTATTTCTCTGTTTAACCCTCTGTGACCCTTCTTACCACCTTCCCCTGAAGCATTGTAAGATTCGAAGCAGGGGCTGTAGGACTGGAAGATGTGATATTCTTCTCTGCACTCCCCATAGTCCCTAGGGAGGGGAGCGGAGTCTTCTGTTCTAGTTTCAGTTCTGACCCCTCTGTGAGCAGGAAGTTAAATACATATATCAAAGAAAAACCACCTTTAAGAGCGAATCATCATTTTCCCCAGGAAgtaagttatttaatttattttattttatttattttttaaaatatttatttgtttttggaagagcacaagtggggaaggggcagaaagaaggggacagaggataggaagcaggctctgtgctgacaggctgacagcagcgggCCTGATgtggctgaagtcagatgctggactcactgagccacccaggcggccctaggAAGTTTTACCCTGAAACCCTTTTTGAGAGGTGGGGCTGGCGCCTGCCCCGGACATCTCCACTGATTGTCTTGTTAGTGAGATCCCCTACATCATGTGATTGACAGAGGGAAGAAGATGGAGTCCCAGAAGCAGCTCtaattattactaaaattaaatggCAAGATAAGAAACCTAGATTTTGAGTCCTGGACAGGGAGCTGATAAGTGAGATCTCTTTCAACAAAAAGAATGTGCACAGGGCCAAAGGCCTGAGGCAACTTGTCCTGCTTGGGACTACCCAGCCCTTCACTTCCCTCGTGAATAAGCACGAGGCAGAGTCCAGAGTCGGTCAcctctgtttttccccttcctttatcTCCACTCCTGtggcctctctcctcccccaggtCCCGGGTCTCTTCAGCGAACTCAGGGCAGCCGCCTTCTGGTCCCTGGGCCCAAGATTCATCAGCCAGCCTTGTACCTGACTCTTccctcagagcctgtgtcttCTCAGTGTCTGCGGTTCACCTGGCCCTCGCTGCTGGCTCTGTTCGCCAGCATGTGACTCTGTTCAAGTCCCTCCTTGTTAACGACCACCACCTTTCATCTCCTTTGAccctgctctcctgcctccaCCCTTTCTCCACAGCCAAGTTGTACGAAACTTGCTGTTATGTTTGCTGTCTGTAGTTTTCCCACCTCCCACTCTTTCCCCATATTGTTGCAATCTGACCTCCTTATCAACCATTCTGCTGAAACTCCTTTGCTAAATTCTTTTGTGGCCAGGAGTCCTGACCAGCTAACTCAAAAATGTGGGTGTGGACTTTAAACTGGTGGAGTTATCTTCCCGAAGATCTGTGTACATAGAGTCCCCTGGGGCTTGGGTACCTAGAATGGAGACTGGGGTATGGGCAGGGGTTGGGGCACGGGACTCTGTTGTCCGCTCCACAGCTCAGCCCCAGGAGCTGGTGTCTGAAGCCTTAGGACAGACGGCCATCCAGCTGAAGAAGGCATGTTCA
This region of Suricata suricatta isolate VVHF042 chromosome 6, meerkat_22Aug2017_6uvM2_HiC, whole genome shotgun sequence genomic DNA includes:
- the GLRX gene encoding glutaredoxin-1 → MAEEFVNCRIQPGKVVVFIKPSCPYCRRTQELLGQLPFKQGLLEFVDITATSDTGKIQDYLEQLTGARTVPRVFIGKDCIGGCSDLVEMHESGELLKRLKQIGALQ